A region from the Mycobacterium heidelbergense genome encodes:
- a CDS encoding cytochrome P450 encodes MTGTSTAEVYYDPFDFDIDDDPYPIWRRLRDEAPLYYNDKYDFYALSRYEDVSRGLMNFDTYRSGRGTTMDIIMSGIDVPPGVILFEDPPIHDVHRHVLSKVFTPRRMEAIEPLTRAFCARALDPLVGSGRFDFVENLGAMVPMRTIGYLLGIPEDDQEAIRDRGGSQLTLKEGTFRAVPQDFLEHSHEMFSNYIDWRVEHPSDDLMTQLLNAEVDDDGATRRLTRSEVLLYTSMIAGAGNETTTRLIGFIGQLLAEHPDQRRQIVADPSLIPMAIEEVLRYEAPSPVQARYVARDVECHGTAVPEGSIMLLLNGSANRDERRYPDGEGFDIHRGATHLSFGHGLHFCLGSALARMQARVALEEVIMRWPDWEVDYANASKAHTSSVRGWAKLPVITG; translated from the coding sequence ATGACCGGGACAAGCACGGCCGAGGTTTATTACGACCCGTTCGATTTCGACATCGACGACGACCCGTATCCGATCTGGCGGAGGCTGCGCGACGAAGCCCCGCTGTATTACAACGACAAATACGACTTCTACGCGCTCAGCCGCTACGAGGACGTCTCGCGCGGGCTGATGAACTTCGACACCTACCGGTCGGGCCGTGGCACCACCATGGACATCATCATGAGCGGCATCGACGTTCCGCCCGGCGTCATCCTCTTCGAGGACCCGCCGATCCACGACGTTCATCGCCATGTGCTCTCGAAGGTTTTCACGCCGCGGCGCATGGAGGCGATCGAGCCCCTCACGCGCGCGTTCTGTGCGCGTGCCCTTGACCCGCTGGTGGGCTCGGGACGGTTCGACTTCGTCGAGAACCTCGGCGCGATGGTCCCGATGCGTACCATCGGCTACCTGCTGGGCATCCCCGAAGACGATCAGGAAGCGATCCGCGACCGGGGCGGCAGTCAACTCACGCTGAAGGAGGGCACGTTTCGGGCCGTGCCGCAGGACTTTCTGGAGCACAGCCACGAGATGTTCTCCAACTACATCGACTGGCGGGTGGAGCATCCCTCCGACGATCTGATGACGCAGTTGCTCAACGCCGAGGTCGACGACGACGGGGCGACGCGGCGGCTGACCAGGTCCGAGGTGCTGCTCTACACCAGCATGATCGCCGGCGCGGGCAACGAGACGACGACCCGTCTGATCGGCTTCATCGGCCAACTCCTGGCCGAGCACCCCGACCAGCGCCGCCAGATCGTGGCCGACCCGTCGCTGATTCCGATGGCCATCGAGGAGGTCTTGCGCTACGAGGCGCCGTCGCCGGTGCAGGCGCGCTACGTCGCCCGCGACGTCGAATGCCATGGCACCGCGGTTCCCGAGGGCTCGATCATGTTGTTGCTCAACGGATCCGCCAACCGCGACGAGCGCAGGTATCCCGATGGGGAGGGATTCGACATCCATCGCGGCGCCACCCATCTCAGCTTCGGCCATGGGCTGCACTTCTGCCTGGGGTCGGCGTTGGCCCGCATGCAGGCGCGGGTGGCGCTGGAGGAGGTCATCATGCGCTGGCCGGACTGGGAGGTCGACTACGCCAACGCCAGCAAGGCGCACACGTCGAGCGTGCGGGGATGGGCGAAGCTCCCCGTCATCACCGGTTAA
- a CDS encoding Na+/H+ antiporter, which yields MFALVLIVALVSTVIVGTVIGRRYRVGPPVLLILLGALLGLIPQFGDVRIDGEIVLLLFLPAILYWEGLNTSFREIRANARIIVFLSVALVIATAAAVSWTARALGMDPHAAGVLGAVLSPTDAAAVAGLAKKLPRRSLTVLKAESLINDGTALVLFAVSVHVAIGGAAISPPEVAARFVVSYLGGIAAGLLVGGLATLVRKRIDAPQEEGALSLLTPFAAFLLAQAVDCSGVVAVMVSALVLAYSGPVVIRARSRLQAYGFWDIATFLINGSLWVFVGVQIPGAVRGIANVDGGLRHAAYIALAVTGVVILSRVFWGEITTVLIRLIDRRQAQRERRVSLRQRFVTAWAGFRGAVSLAAAVAVPTTTLAGAPFPDRSLLIFIVVFVILVTVLVQGITLPAVVRWARIPEDVTHAKELQLARTRGVQAALDALPTVADEVGISDDLRRRLEKEYEEKAALVVATEDGSTNDRLVKGKEKVRRVRLGVLERKRHEITALRNQNLIDDIVLRELQQEMDLEEVQLLDAAEDD from the coding sequence GTGTTTGCCCTCGTCCTCATCGTTGCGCTCGTCTCCACCGTCATCGTGGGGACGGTCATCGGCCGGCGCTACCGCGTGGGTCCCCCGGTGCTGCTCATCCTGCTGGGCGCCCTGCTGGGTCTGATCCCCCAGTTCGGTGATGTCCGGATCGACGGCGAGATCGTGCTGCTGCTGTTCCTGCCGGCAATCCTCTACTGGGAGGGCCTGAACACCAGCTTCCGCGAGATTCGAGCGAACGCGCGGATCATCGTTTTTCTCAGCGTCGCCCTGGTGATCGCCACCGCGGCAGCGGTGTCGTGGACGGCGCGGGCGCTGGGCATGGACCCCCACGCGGCGGGCGTCCTGGGTGCCGTGCTCTCCCCCACCGACGCCGCCGCCGTGGCCGGCCTCGCGAAAAAGCTGCCGCGCCGGTCGCTCACCGTGCTGAAAGCGGAAAGCCTCATCAACGACGGCACCGCGCTGGTGCTGTTCGCCGTGAGCGTCCACGTCGCGATCGGCGGGGCCGCGATCAGCCCACCCGAGGTGGCCGCCCGGTTTGTCGTGTCCTATCTCGGCGGCATCGCCGCCGGGCTGCTTGTCGGCGGATTGGCGACCCTGGTGCGCAAACGAATCGACGCGCCGCAAGAGGAAGGGGCCTTGAGCCTGCTGACGCCGTTCGCGGCCTTCCTGTTGGCCCAGGCGGTCGACTGCAGCGGCGTGGTCGCGGTCATGGTGTCGGCGCTGGTGCTCGCCTACTCCGGCCCGGTGGTGATCCGGGCCCGTTCGCGCCTGCAGGCCTACGGATTTTGGGACATCGCGACATTCCTGATCAACGGCTCGTTGTGGGTGTTCGTCGGCGTCCAGATCCCTGGCGCGGTGCGCGGTATCGCCAACGTGGACGGCGGACTTCGCCACGCCGCCTACATCGCCCTGGCGGTCACCGGCGTGGTGATCCTGTCGCGGGTCTTCTGGGGCGAAATCACCACCGTGCTGATTCGCCTCATCGACCGCCGCCAAGCGCAGCGCGAGCGTCGCGTCAGCTTGCGTCAGCGTTTCGTCACCGCATGGGCGGGATTCCGCGGAGCCGTGTCGCTGGCGGCGGCGGTGGCCGTCCCGACCACCACGCTCGCCGGCGCGCCCTTCCCGGACCGCAGCCTGCTCATCTTCATCGTGGTCTTCGTGATTCTGGTGACGGTCCTGGTTCAAGGGATCACGCTGCCGGCGGTGGTCCGCTGGGCCAGGATCCCCGAGGACGTCACCCACGCCAAGGAACTGCAACTGGCCCGCACCCGGGGTGTCCAAGCGGCTCTCGACGCCCTGCCAACGGTGGCCGACGAGGTCGGCATCAGCGACGACCTACGGCGGCGCCTGGAAAAGGAATACGAGGAAAAGGCCGCGCTCGTTGTGGCCACCGAAGACGGTTCGACGAACGACCGGCTGGTCAAAGGCAAGGAGAAGGTCCGGCGGGTGCGCCTCGGCGTGCTCGAACGCAAGCGCCACGAAATCACCGCTCTCCGTAACCAAAACCTGATCGACGACATCGTGCTGCGCGAGTTGCAGCAGGAGATGGACCTCGAGGAAGTCCAGCTTCTCGACGCCGCCGAGGACGACTGA
- a CDS encoding glycosyltransferase — MRVVQVANFYGPRSGGLRTAVDRLGAEYCANGHEVFLIVPGRYAERTQLPTGVVRITLPARLIPYTGGYRAVLPWPVKTLLESLRPDALEVSDRLTLRSLGPWGREYGARTVMISHERLDRLVGQVLPRRTAEKFADFANRRTAANYDTVVCTTGFAREEFDRIGATNTVTVPLGVDLQTFHPRRHSYLVRQRWAAPQQMLLVHCGRLSVEKRVDRSIDALGALCHAGIDARLVVVGEGPLRARLERHAARLPIDFTGFINNRHTVAGLLASADVTLAPGPHETFGLAALESLACGTPAVVSRTSALTEIVTPDSGALADNDPFAIARAVGTVVSRPEQHRRSSARRRAESFTWQRAAAGMLASLGTDSEASA, encoded by the coding sequence ATGCGTGTTGTCCAGGTCGCCAACTTTTATGGCCCTCGCTCCGGCGGCCTTCGCACCGCGGTGGACCGGCTGGGCGCGGAATACTGCGCCAACGGGCATGAGGTGTTTCTCATCGTCCCCGGCCGATACGCCGAACGCACCCAGCTGCCTACCGGCGTGGTGCGAATCACCTTGCCCGCTAGGCTGATTCCATACACCGGGGGCTATCGCGCCGTTCTGCCGTGGCCCGTCAAGACGCTCCTGGAGTCGCTGCGGCCCGACGCGTTGGAGGTCTCCGATCGCCTCACGCTGAGATCGCTGGGGCCGTGGGGCCGCGAATACGGCGCCAGGACCGTGATGATCTCCCATGAGCGCCTGGATCGCCTTGTGGGACAGGTCCTTCCGCGTCGGACCGCGGAGAAGTTCGCGGACTTCGCCAACAGGCGCACCGCCGCCAACTACGACACCGTGGTGTGCACCACGGGTTTCGCGCGCGAAGAATTCGACCGGATCGGCGCGACCAACACCGTCACCGTGCCGCTGGGCGTGGATTTGCAGACGTTTCACCCACGCCGACACTCGTACCTGGTGCGGCAGCGCTGGGCCGCGCCGCAGCAGATGCTGCTGGTCCACTGCGGCCGGCTGTCGGTGGAAAAGCGCGTCGACCGCAGCATCGACGCGCTGGGCGCGTTGTGCCACGCCGGCATCGACGCCCGGCTGGTCGTCGTGGGCGAGGGCCCGCTGCGGGCCAGGCTGGAGAGGCACGCCGCCCGGCTTCCGATCGACTTCACCGGATTCATCAACAACCGCCACACGGTCGCCGGGCTGCTGGCCTCGGCCGACGTGACGCTGGCGCCCGGGCCGCATGAGACCTTCGGGCTGGCCGCGCTGGAGTCGCTGGCGTGCGGAACACCGGCCGTCGTGTCGCGCACGTCGGCGCTGACCGAGATCGTCACCCCCGACAGCGGCGCCCTGGCCGACAACGACCCCTTCGCCATCGCGAGAGCGGTCGGCACCGTCGTCAGCCGACCCGAACAGCACCGCCGCAGTTCCGCGAGACGCCGCGCGGAAAGCTTCACCTGGCAACGGGCGGCGGCGGGCATGCTGGCATCGCTGGGGACCGACTCCGAAGCAAGCGCCTAA
- a CDS encoding DUF732 domain-containing protein — MDEMTKKIAACAFGTLFAVMLVPTAVAHADDGEFNTYLQSHGINLGTPAQAVNMAHVMCQDLDAGYSQKDEVDQLTGSHKLTQAQAETFIGAATAEYCPGKHSPNKPKS, encoded by the coding sequence ATGGACGAAATGACGAAGAAGATCGCCGCGTGCGCGTTCGGCACGCTATTCGCTGTCATGCTGGTGCCGACGGCCGTCGCGCATGCCGACGACGGGGAATTCAATACCTACCTCCAGTCGCACGGCATCAACCTGGGCACGCCGGCGCAGGCGGTGAACATGGCCCACGTGATGTGTCAGGATCTCGACGCGGGCTACAGCCAAAAGGACGAGGTCGACCAACTGACGGGGTCGCACAAGCTGACCCAGGCGCAGGCCGAGACGTTCATCGGCGCGGCCACCGCCGAGTACTGCCCGGGCAAGCACAGCCCCAACAAGCCGAAAAGCTAA
- a CDS encoding protease inhibitor I42 family protein gives MAVAVLVASLGVGCAFPSRNPPTSKTLRVPMSDVLRQNVITQHVTLAVGNTLTVKLGSNYSTPYRWKADTAIGDSAIVRQKSHQFVQPTSDALGAPGTEVWTFTALKPGTTTITTSYASIVGKDAKPVCTYTATVTVQ, from the coding sequence ATGGCGGTCGCCGTGCTCGTTGCATCGCTGGGCGTGGGCTGCGCGTTTCCGTCCAGGAACCCGCCGACGAGCAAGACCCTCCGTGTCCCCATGTCCGACGTGCTGAGGCAGAACGTCATCACGCAGCACGTCACGCTGGCGGTCGGCAACACGCTGACGGTGAAGCTGGGCTCGAACTACTCCACCCCGTACCGGTGGAAGGCCGACACGGCGATCGGCGATTCGGCGATCGTGAGGCAAAAGAGTCACCAGTTTGTGCAACCGACCTCCGACGCGCTGGGGGCGCCCGGAACCGAGGTGTGGACGTTTACCGCGTTGAAACCCGGGACGACGACGATCACCACGTCCTACGCCAGCATCGTGGGAAAGGACGCCAAACCGGTCTGCACGTACACGGCGACCGTGACGGTGCAGTGA
- a CDS encoding LLM class flavin-dependent oxidoreductase — protein MFTLRFDMRAPSWGAPPAALYAAVPEMCGWAEDHGGIAGVFCEHHGSEDGYLPSPFLLASAVASRTQRLALSLILILPFYEPVRLAEDMAVLDLISGGRASYILALGYRPEEFEHFGLALRDRGRLADEKLALLRRLLAGETVVEDGRRIMVTPRPRTAGGPGLTWGGGSVAAARRAGRYGLGLLANANVPGMSEAYEAACREHGHQPGPTLLPDRGHPSVVFVADDVERAWSELGEYLLHDARTYAEWNPGNQISAGFSHVETVAELREAAASHVIISVPEAISRVRAGQVLNLAPLCGGLPPDVAWPYLERVGDVVLPEALSERKTPL, from the coding sequence GTGTTCACGCTGCGCTTCGACATGCGTGCCCCGTCGTGGGGGGCGCCCCCGGCCGCCCTGTACGCCGCGGTGCCCGAGATGTGCGGGTGGGCCGAGGACCACGGAGGAATCGCCGGCGTCTTCTGCGAGCATCACGGGTCCGAGGACGGCTACCTGCCGTCCCCGTTTTTGTTGGCGTCGGCGGTGGCCTCGCGCACGCAGCGTCTGGCGCTCAGCCTGATCCTGATCCTTCCGTTCTACGAACCCGTACGACTCGCGGAGGACATGGCGGTCCTCGACCTGATCAGCGGCGGGCGGGCGTCGTACATCCTGGCCCTGGGGTACCGGCCGGAGGAATTCGAGCACTTCGGGTTGGCGCTGCGGGATCGCGGCCGGCTCGCCGACGAGAAGCTCGCGCTGCTGCGCCGCCTGCTCGCCGGCGAGACCGTCGTCGAAGACGGGCGGCGGATCATGGTGACACCGCGCCCGCGGACCGCCGGCGGGCCGGGGCTGACGTGGGGCGGCGGAAGCGTGGCGGCGGCCCGGCGGGCGGGCCGATACGGCCTGGGCCTGTTGGCGAACGCCAATGTCCCGGGCATGTCGGAGGCCTACGAGGCCGCCTGCCGCGAGCACGGCCATCAGCCCGGGCCCACGCTGCTCCCCGACCGCGGCCACCCGTCCGTGGTCTTTGTCGCCGACGACGTGGAGCGGGCCTGGTCGGAGCTGGGCGAGTATCTGCTCCATGACGCGCGAACCTATGCCGAGTGGAATCCCGGCAACCAGATCTCGGCGGGTTTCTCGCACGTAGAAACCGTTGCCGAGCTGCGCGAGGCCGCGGCGTCGCACGTGATCATTTCTGTGCCCGAGGCGATTTCGCGCGTTCGCGCCGGCCAGGTGCTCAACCTGGCGCCATTGTGCGGCGGGCTGCCGCCGGACGTCGCGTGGCCCTATCTCGAGCGCGTGGGCGACGTCGTGTTGCCTGAGGCCCTGTCGGAAAGAAAGACACCGCTATGA
- a CDS encoding type II toxin-antitoxin system Phd/YefM family antitoxin, producing MDTIGIRELRQNASVWIAKVKAGLTIQITDRGLPVARLVPIMPAERARDQLIADGQLIPSSAPRVPLSTADLVEGPSLTAILDEQRSDR from the coding sequence GTGGACACAATCGGAATTCGTGAGCTACGCCAGAACGCGAGCGTGTGGATCGCGAAGGTAAAGGCGGGATTAACCATCCAAATCACCGACCGCGGCCTGCCCGTGGCGCGGTTGGTACCGATCATGCCCGCCGAACGCGCCCGTGACCAACTCATCGCCGACGGCCAGCTGATCCCATCAAGCGCACCGCGAGTCCCGCTAAGTACGGCCGATCTCGTCGAAGGTCCGTCGCTCACCGCGATACTGGACGAACAACGCTCCGACCGATGA
- a CDS encoding alpha/beta fold hydrolase, producing the protein MHPNLGNPTVVLVHGAWADGSSWSRVITQLEQSGIPVTAAPIPLTSLDDDVDAVIRTIDRTEGPIVLAGHAYAGGVIGATGHPRIRALVYVAALAPDEGETVADVFYRDPPHPRAPELKPDNDGWIWLPTNAFGAAFAQHATAQEHALLAAVQRPITVGSIQKPVPRPGWKDIPTWFLIAEEDRMINPDTQRFMAERTHARIHTHGVDHTPSITRPEVVTAILTEAVESIGV; encoded by the coding sequence GTGCATCCCAATTTAGGCAACCCCACCGTCGTTCTGGTCCACGGGGCCTGGGCCGACGGGTCGAGCTGGAGCCGAGTCATCACCCAGCTAGAACAATCCGGAATCCCGGTCACCGCCGCACCCATCCCGCTGACCTCGCTCGACGACGACGTGGACGCGGTCATCCGAACCATCGACCGCACCGAGGGCCCGATCGTCCTGGCCGGCCATGCCTACGCCGGCGGCGTCATCGGCGCGACGGGCCACCCGCGCATCCGGGCCCTGGTCTACGTCGCCGCCCTGGCCCCCGACGAGGGCGAAACGGTCGCCGATGTTTTCTACCGCGATCCCCCACACCCCCGGGCACCGGAACTCAAGCCCGACAATGACGGCTGGATCTGGCTGCCCACCAATGCGTTTGGCGCCGCCTTCGCACAGCACGCGACCGCGCAAGAACATGCGCTGCTCGCCGCGGTCCAGCGACCCATCACCGTCGGCAGCATCCAGAAACCGGTGCCCAGACCCGGATGGAAAGACATCCCCACCTGGTTCCTCATCGCCGAAGAAGACCGGATGATCAACCCCGACACCCAAAGGTTCATGGCCGAACGCACGCACGCCCGCATCCACACCCACGGCGTCGACCACACGCCGTCGATCACCCGGCCGGAGGTCGTCACCGCGATCCTCACCGAGGCGGTCGAGAGCATCGGGGTCTGA
- a CDS encoding FAD-binding oxidoreductase has translation MSDMTARFAEIVGEHNLLTGDAIPEDYAHDEVLTTAPQKPAYVAKPTTAEDVSQLLRAATEHKVPVTARGSGSGLSGAAIPRRDGLVISFERMNAVLEVDTTNQVAVVQPGVTLTDLDAATADTGLRYMVYPGELSSSVGGNVGTNAGGMRAVKYGIARHNVLGLQAVLPTGEIFRTGGKIAKVSTGYDLTQLIVGSEGTLALATEVIVKLHPCLDHSATVLAPFADFDQVMRAVPKVLASGLGPYILEYIDNMTMAALIHTQNLELGIPDTIRDSCQAYLVVALENRTENRLGEDVERAGELVVELGAVDAYVLEGASARKLIEAREKAFWTAKAIGADDIIDTVVPRSAMPKFLAAARDLAMAAGGAAAGCGHAGDGNVHLAILCKDPEKRHQLMTDIFALAMELGGAISGEHGLGRAKTPYFLELEDPVKVDLMRRIKQSFDPAGILNPDVLFAAGDA, from the coding sequence GTGAGCGACATGACGGCGCGGTTCGCGGAGATCGTCGGCGAGCACAACCTGCTGACCGGTGACGCGATCCCCGAAGACTACGCGCACGACGAGGTGTTGACGACGGCACCGCAGAAGCCGGCGTACGTCGCCAAACCAACTACGGCAGAGGATGTTTCGCAGCTGCTGAGGGCCGCCACCGAACACAAAGTCCCGGTGACGGCCCGCGGGTCCGGCAGCGGCCTGTCCGGCGCGGCGATCCCGCGCAGGGACGGGCTCGTGATCTCCTTCGAGCGGATGAACGCGGTCCTGGAAGTCGACACCACCAACCAGGTGGCCGTCGTCCAACCCGGGGTGACGCTGACCGACCTCGACGCCGCCACCGCCGACACCGGCCTGCGCTACATGGTCTACCCGGGCGAGCTGTCCTCCAGCGTCGGCGGCAACGTCGGCACCAACGCCGGCGGCATGCGCGCGGTCAAGTACGGCATCGCCCGCCACAACGTGCTCGGGCTGCAGGCGGTGCTGCCCACCGGCGAGATCTTCCGCACCGGCGGCAAGATCGCCAAGGTCTCCACCGGCTACGACCTGACCCAGCTCATCGTCGGCTCCGAAGGCACCCTGGCGCTGGCCACCGAGGTGATCGTCAAGCTGCACCCCTGCCTCGACCACAGCGCCACCGTGCTGGCCCCGTTCGCCGACTTCGACCAGGTGATGCGGGCGGTGCCGAAGGTCCTGGCCAGCGGGCTCGGACCCTACATCCTGGAATACATCGACAACATGACGATGGCCGCGCTCATCCACACCCAGAACCTGGAGCTCGGCATTCCGGACACCATCCGCGACAGCTGCCAGGCGTATCTCGTTGTGGCGCTTGAGAACCGCACCGAAAACCGGCTGGGCGAGGACGTCGAAAGAGCCGGTGAGCTGGTCGTCGAGTTGGGTGCCGTGGACGCCTATGTGCTCGAAGGGGCCTCGGCGCGCAAGCTGATCGAGGCGCGCGAAAAGGCGTTCTGGACGGCGAAGGCGATCGGCGCCGACGACATCATCGACACCGTGGTGCCGCGCTCGGCGATGCCGAAGTTCCTGGCCGCCGCTCGCGATCTGGCGATGGCCGCGGGCGGTGCCGCGGCCGGCTGCGGGCACGCCGGCGACGGCAACGTGCACCTGGCCATCCTCTGCAAGGACCCGGAGAAACGTCACCAGCTGATGACCGACATCTTCGCGCTCGCAATGGAATTGGGTGGCGCGATCTCCGGCGAGCACGGCCTCGGCCGCGCCAAGACCCCGTACTTCCTCGAGCTCGAGGACCCGGTCAAGGTCGACCTCATGCGCCGCATCAAACAGAGCTTCGACCCGGCGGGCATCCTCAACCCCGATGTTCTGTTCGCCGCGGGCGACGCGTAA
- a CDS encoding alpha/beta fold hydrolase: MNIFEEWQKGGTELRWRSTTAANDGREVGVFSRRCGTPGAPALVLVHGFPTSSIDYFALARELSAEFDIFVLDFPGYGLSDKPPAPHVYSLYDDARLLAHAITQVWKLTEYRMLTHDRGSSVGMIALEMLASQDPPAVPVDLIVTNANIYLPLSNLTAFQTALLDPATGRGTAAATTPEMLAAGLGVSAFMPRRTLEDPEISALAKCFAHNDGIGVLPDTIQYLNERAADETGWLEALSRSRVDTTVVWGLHDGIAPLRVPNHVWQTYLKSKPGRNRYWMVPGADHYVQCDAPGQLAQIVRLTAQGGDIALQTLGNQPDGTVLVDQTAS; this comes from the coding sequence TTGAACATCTTCGAAGAGTGGCAAAAAGGCGGGACCGAACTGCGCTGGCGGTCGACGACCGCCGCCAACGACGGGCGGGAAGTCGGCGTGTTCAGCCGCCGTTGCGGCACACCGGGCGCACCCGCGTTGGTGCTGGTGCACGGCTTCCCGACGTCGAGCATCGACTATTTCGCCCTGGCCCGCGAACTGAGCGCCGAGTTCGACATCTTCGTGCTCGATTTCCCGGGTTATGGATTGTCGGACAAACCGCCTGCGCCGCATGTCTATTCGCTGTACGACGACGCGCGTCTGCTCGCCCACGCGATCACCCAGGTGTGGAAGCTGACCGAATACCGCATGCTCACCCACGATCGCGGCAGCAGCGTCGGCATGATCGCGCTGGAGATGTTGGCGTCCCAAGACCCGCCGGCCGTGCCCGTCGACCTCATCGTGACGAACGCCAACATCTACCTCCCGCTCTCCAACCTCACCGCGTTCCAGACCGCCCTGCTCGACCCCGCCACCGGGCGGGGCACGGCGGCCGCCACCACACCGGAGATGCTGGCGGCCGGATTGGGCGTCAGCGCCTTCATGCCCCGGCGGACACTGGAAGACCCGGAGATCTCCGCGCTGGCGAAGTGCTTCGCCCACAACGACGGAATCGGCGTGCTGCCGGACACGATTCAATACCTCAACGAGCGCGCCGCCGACGAAACCGGTTGGCTGGAAGCGCTTTCCAGGAGCCGGGTCGATACGACCGTGGTGTGGGGCCTGCACGACGGCATCGCGCCCCTGCGCGTTCCCAACCACGTCTGGCAGACCTACCTGAAGAGCAAGCCCGGCCGGAACCGCTACTGGATGGTGCCCGGCGCCGATCACTATGTGCAGTGCGACGCCCCCGGGCAGTTGGCGCAGATCGTCCGCCTCACAGCCCAGGGCGGGGACATCGCGCTTCAAACGCTCGGGAACCAACCCGACGGCACCGTCCTGGTGGACCAAACCGCCTCGTAA
- a CDS encoding sulfurtransferase, whose translation METRDQVLITAGELAALIEAGDPPAILDVRWRLDDPDGRAAYLQGHIPGAVYVSLEDELSDRGIDGRGRHPLPSGRNLEAAARQWGIEQGDLVVVYDDWNRAGSARAWWALTAAGLETVRILDGGLSAWRSDGRSLETSPVDRQPGNVTVPHHDLYAGARPTLTAEQTGARGVTLLDARAPERFRGDVEPLDPVAGHIPGAKNLPSGAVLAGDGTFIGDSALAQLLSDNGIGGRVGVYCGSGVTAAITIAALAAAGREAALYPGSWSEWCSDPTRAVARGPE comes from the coding sequence GTGGAAACGCGTGACCAGGTGCTGATCACGGCCGGCGAGCTGGCCGCCCTGATCGAGGCCGGCGATCCACCGGCGATACTCGACGTGCGTTGGCGGCTCGACGATCCCGACGGACGCGCGGCCTACCTCCAGGGCCACATACCGGGCGCGGTGTATGTGTCACTGGAGGACGAACTGAGCGATCGCGGGATCGACGGCCGCGGGCGTCACCCGCTGCCGTCGGGGCGCAACCTCGAGGCGGCCGCGCGCCAATGGGGAATCGAGCAGGGCGATTTGGTGGTGGTGTACGACGACTGGAATCGCGCCGGTTCCGCGCGGGCGTGGTGGGCGCTCACCGCGGCCGGGCTCGAGACGGTCCGCATTCTGGACGGCGGTCTCTCCGCGTGGCGATCGGACGGGCGGAGCCTGGAGACCAGTCCGGTCGACCGGCAGCCCGGGAATGTGACTGTGCCGCACCATGATTTGTATGCCGGCGCCCGGCCCACGCTGACGGCTGAGCAGACCGGCGCACGCGGTGTGACGCTGCTCGATGCTCGCGCGCCGGAACGGTTCCGCGGCGATGTCGAACCCCTCGACCCGGTCGCCGGTCACATCCCCGGCGCGAAGAACCTTCCCAGCGGCGCCGTGTTGGCGGGCGACGGCACGTTTATCGGAGACTCCGCGCTCGCGCAATTGCTGTCCGACAACGGCATCGGCGGCCGCGTGGGTGTTTACTGCGGCTCCGGCGTCACCGCGGCCATCACGATCGCGGCCCTCGCCGCGGCGGGCCGGGAGGCGGCGCTGTATCCCGGGTCATGGTCGGAGTGGTGTTCGGATCCGACCCGTGCCGTCGCCCGCGGTCCCGAGTGA
- a CDS encoding lipoprotein LpqH — MTNPDCRRRTRRRLVLAAVELGVMVTGAGLPACSSTSGQPSAAAPSSPGVASTTVMIEGNKHTMVARVECNRSAAQPSATPAESGDLTTRINVHDDSASISLAVSDEKPPSVDGFAVSLKTGSGHYELPYQAPQSATQVQATKDGKSYTVTGTGQGVSPSQGDVHQVMFGIHVTCP; from the coding sequence ATGACCAACCCGGACTGTCGCCGCCGAACGCGACGGCGACTCGTTCTCGCCGCCGTCGAGCTCGGCGTGATGGTGACGGGGGCCGGCCTGCCGGCCTGCTCCAGCACGAGCGGTCAGCCGTCCGCCGCCGCTCCTTCGAGCCCGGGTGTCGCCAGCACGACGGTCATGATCGAGGGCAACAAGCACACGATGGTCGCGAGGGTCGAGTGCAACAGGTCGGCAGCGCAACCCAGTGCGACGCCGGCGGAATCGGGCGACCTGACGACCCGCATCAACGTTCACGACGACTCGGCGTCGATATCGCTGGCCGTGTCGGACGAAAAGCCGCCCAGTGTCGACGGCTTTGCCGTTTCGCTCAAGACGGGGTCCGGTCACTACGAGCTGCCCTATCAGGCGCCCCAGTCCGCAACCCAGGTCCAGGCCACCAAGGACGGCAAGAGTTACACGGTGACCGGGACGGGCCAGGGGGTGTCGCCGAGTCAGGGCGATGTCCACCAGGTGATGTTCGGGATTCACGTCACCTGTCCCTGA